The following coding sequences are from one Schizosaccharomyces osmophilus chromosome 1, complete sequence window:
- the tho2 gene encoding THO complex subunit Tho2, with protein MSNSLDSQTQQGTDSNHLSEQTRINAENIVRHAEKLSNRPQLLECLQETILSSITDDKISIGDIEATLKYALDISGENNAILTTCLIDLFWLFDNELENLCPSNGLQKSRERLNYLVKSLKSSLPNETLLSRLDSKFLETISLTSNGDLLNRKIARTNTTLLYRQRKFNLLREENEGYSKLMVEIIDGLNCFRTKTLDTHILSSHINERIKTIIGSFNLDPNRVLDTILTMFSANIVDGWKFFLELLRESPWKPENQKKFWKDMSNDEQEKELGTFLYEKESFSFCSVFNGKKNTMAQILGHDLQYLYNENDSTDESICYLIAILMKYGFFGLDNIWPHLSPSDDDMSKEWDRYKDKVDDLSFKAKGNALTMAAPLPDEESEIGEAASATSETAQEPIKPKSSQKIGLLKALLAIGELKNSLTILGRYPYILRAFPDLANLYHKLLHISFAPVYTFFSPQNGLSKETREHLKQPKYVPADVRLREITLRPPDQKNIVYGIDPFGHRKDKTQQEVFFYEEYKDENLPVLRTAEYFYQIGIPWLKLSGIALHYDPTLVTKLCRIAKGFLAEDSERRDLWLDITRVILLPVSSLVGVNIGLSNELYDLLTLFDPSTRYALYGEWSSTTIKKYPELKLQLIKTERETKGILRRLTKTNVKQTGRLLAKVCHPIPYPVFSIALNQIETYDNLVEVIVDSARFMTSLDFDVLTFALLSSFSNEMKKRLKPDGTSIAHWLQGLASFCGKVFRKYPNLDCTFIVEYCMKQLKLNQMFDLIVLKELLSQMTGLQPWTNLSDTQLQGAAGGPFLREISLSLIYENKESLKKCFSCLFTTLRRNRLVTQLVILLAQKFSRSIYDVTDDNSHLKLVSALYDDCCDVLYLLMEFLSITCGKHEYYELLPSFDELVKEYHIQPHVAFFILRYRHLKSDDSNLNEYVDDPMDIDNDAKYVAGSEDSTTMTNFPVNTSSIINLLPENVWECINPDLYELFWKLSIYDIYVPLERYEYESNRAFEQFRQTEASGQPHPKNKQECQKQMTLSDNLRKELKDHIQLLETTRKDLQSKCTKWFLPTDTQQLHPRGLASKYFWSYCIAPRLRMGPLDALYCAKFIKILHSLNTPNFSTISFLNKLFDTHLPSFIFALTPRESDNFSRFLFELLSDVTNWYKDKNTYEKECLGNGLLTGFRVDWLDESDSSLLPHSKFILLVSKWHKQLTQYFEQCLLSGEYMHIYNAIIILEKILPCFPLIQESGQSLKKAADNLKENEKREDIKILALGYYAKLCKKEPTWVSFNVFSGTIKPKLPTPVTEKHPLVDSTDNSEDLDKANTSASNLNVDAAEFVPKAENTGIQQTKTPTLDNITSTKAEFNNNKPANDTEMVETVKPTTTEKTSLTESPEVTRSQRGKAPQPEEFRRKERERERRVRGTYNRNIERPHSRGSGSSENERNSPRYANRDPPKRESRVEDEKGERRFSNAAQNRNVRSNEGQKRKEANTDEASELGRSRARDDDEREARRQASLRTNRNGRNNRNNDTRNDTGRRGAAQSSERQARSASTPAGPSDEGRKDEQRNININRRARQDERRERNTRLQKERQRERPPMRAGRDEKRRRFQ; from the exons ATGTCTAATTCATTGGATTCACAAACCCAACAAGGAACAG ATTCAAACCATTTATCTGAACAGACGCGCATAAATGCTGAAAACATAGTTCGCCATGCTGAAAAGCTCAGCAACAGACCGCAATTACTAGAATGTCTGCAGGAAactattctttcttccattaCAGATGATAAGATATCAATTGGAGATATTGAAGCTACCTTAAAATACGCGTTGGATATATCGGGAGAAAATAATGCAATATTGACTACTTGTCTTATAGACTTATTTTGGCTTTTTGATAACGAATTAGAGAATTTATGCCCTTCAAATGGATTACAAAAGTCAAGGGAAAGGCTAAATTATCTAGTTAAGAGCTTAAAATCTTCCCTTCCCAACGAGACGTTATTGTCTCGCCTTGATAGcaaatttttggaaaccaTTAGCTTAACGTCTAATGGAGACTTACTTAACAGAAAGATTGCTAGGACCAACACAACTTTACTTTATCGCCAAAGGAAGTTCAATTTATTGcgtgaagaaaatgaaggatATTCTAAACTAATGGTTGAAATTATTGATGGTCTTAATTGCTTTCGTACTAAAACTTTGGACACACACATTCTGTCATCACATATAAATGAGCGAATCAAGACAATCATCGGATCTTTCAATTTGGATCCCAACAGGGTTTTGGATACCATTTTGACAATGTTTTCGGCCAACATTGTCGATGGTTGGAAGTTCTTTCTTGAATTATTACGGGAGAGTCCTTGGAAGCCCGagaaccaaaaaaagttttggaagGATATGTCAAATGATgaacaagagaaagaactaggaacttttctttacgagaaagaaagtttttctttctgttcTGTTTTTAAcggtaaaaaaaatacgaTGGCCCAGATACTTGGTCATGATTTACAGTATTTATATAACGAAAATGACTCTACCGATGAGTCGATATGTTACTTAATCGCAATTCTAATGAAGTATGGTTTCTTTGGTCTGGATAACATTTGGCCTCACCTTTCTCCTTCAGATGATGATATGAGCAAAGAGTGGGATCGTTACAAGGATAAGGTAGATGATTTATCAtttaaagcaaaaggaaatgcATTAACTATGGCTGCACCATTACCAGACGAGGAGTCAGAAATCGGCGAAGCAGCAAGCGCTACTTCAGAAACTGCGCAAGAACCAATAAAACCGAAGTCCTCTCAAAAGATTGGCTTACTCAAGGCTTTGCTGGCGATTGGAGAGCTAAAGAATTCACTAACAATTTTGGGAAGATATCCTTATATTTTACGAGCTTTCCCTGATCTCGCGAATTTATACCACAAGTTGTTACACATTTCATTTGCTCCTGTATATACTTTCTTCAGTCCTCAAAATGGGCTTTCGAAGGAGACTAGAGAGCACTTAAAACAGCCTAAATATGTTCCTGCCGATGTCCGATTACGTGAAATCACACTTCGTCCTCCTGATCAGAAAAACATAGTATATGGAATTGATCCTTTTGGACATCGTAAAGATAAAACGCAGCAAGAGGTGtttttttacgaagaatataaagatgaaaatcTTCCTGTGCTGAGAACAGCTGAATATTTTTATCAAATTGGCATTCCTTGGTTAAAATTATCTGGAATTGCACTTCATTACGATCCTACCTTAGTCACTAAACTTTGTCGTATTGCCAAAGGCTTTCTCGCCGAAGATTCAGAAAGGCGAGACCTGTGGTTGGATATTACTCGTGTTATTTTACTTCCAGTTTCAAGTTTAGTCGGAGTCAACATTGGTTTATCAAATGAGCTCTATGACTTGTTAACTCTGTTCGATCCCTCAACAAGATACGCACTTTATGGCGAGTGGTCAAGTACTACCATTAAAAAGTATCCTGAATTAAAACTTCAGCTAATTAAGACCGAGCGCGAAACCAAGGGAATTTTGAGACGATtgacaaaaacaaatgtcAAGCAGACCGGTAGATTACTCGCGAAAGTTTGCCACCCCATTCCTTACCCTGTATTTTCTATTGCACTTAACCAAATAGAAACATATGACAACCTCGTGGAGGTTATTGTGGATTCGGCTCGTTTTATGACTTCCCTTGATTTTGATGTTCTAACGTTCGCATTACTTTCCTCCTTCtcaaatgaaatgaagaagagattAAAGCCTGATGGAACAAGTATTGCACATTGGCTACAGGGtttagcttctttttgtggaAAGGTCTTTCGAAAATATCCTAACTTAGATTGCACGTTTATTGTTGAATACTGCATGAAACAACTGAAATTAAATCAAATGTTTGATCTTATTGTACtgaaagaattgctttCTCAAATGACTGGACTACAGCCTTGGACAAATTTATCCGATACTCAGCTCCAAGGAGCAGCAGGAGGCCCTTTTCTTCGAGAAATTAGCCTGTCTCtaatttatgaaaataaggAATCACTGAAGAAATGCTTTTCATGCCTGTTTACGACTTTACGAAGAAACAGGCTTGTTACCCAATTAGTTATACTACTTGCTCAGAAATTTAGTCGTAGTATTTACGATGTGACGGATGACAATTCACATTTAAAGCTCGTATCAGCTTTATATGATGATTGTTGTGATGTCCTTTATTTGCTTATGGAGTTCTTGAGTATAACTTGTGGTAAGCATGAGTATTACGAATTACTGCCTTCGTTTGATGAACTTGTCAAAGAGTACCATATCCAGCCTCATGTGGCGTTTTTCATATTAAGATATAGACACTTAAAGTCTGATGATTCCAATTTGAATGAGTATGTAGATGATCCTATGGATATTGACAACGATGCTAAGTACGTCGCCGGCAGCGAAGACTCAACTACGATGACCAACTTTCCGGTTAACACGTCGTCTATAATTAATTTGCTTCCTGAAAATGTTTGGGAGTGCATAAACCCTGATTTGTATGAATTATTTTGGAAGCTTTCAATATATGACATCTACGTTCCTTTAGAGAGGTATGAATATGAAAGCAATCGTGCTTTTGAACAATTTCGCCAAACTGAGGCTTCAGGTCAACCACATCCTAAAAACAAGCAAGAAtgtcaaaaacaaatgactTTGTCGGATAatttacgaaaagaattaaaggaCCATATTCAGCTGCTAGAAACCACAAGAAAAGACTTACAAAGTAAGTGTACTAAGTGGTTTCTTCCTACGGATACACAACAGCTGCATCCCAGAGGGCTTGCGTCGAAGTATTTTTGGAGTTACTGCATTGCTCCTAGACTAAGAATGGGCCCTCTTGATGCTCTTTACTGTGCcaaatttatcaaaataCTTCATTCGCTTAATACTCCTAATTTTTCTACTATATCTTTTCTCAATAAGTTGTTTGATACTCATCTACcgtcttttatttttgcatTAACGCCCCGGGAATCCGATAACTTTTCCAGGTTTCTTTTCGAATTATTAAGCGACGTGACGAATTGGTACAAGGACAAAAATActtatgaaaaagaatgcttAGGAAATGGTTTACTCACTGGTTTTCGGGTTGATTGGCTTGACGAAAGTGATTCTTCTCTTCTGCCACATAGCAAGTTTATACTTCTTGTAAGCAAATGGCACAAACAGTTGACACAGTACTTTGAACAGTGTCTACTGTCAGGAGAGTACATGCATATTTACAACGCAATAATTATTTTGGAGAAAATTCTTCCatgttttcctttgattCAAGAAAGTGGACAATCACTAAAGAAAGCGGCTGATAACCTAAAAGAGAACGAAAAGCGCGAAGACATAAAAATTTTAGCTTTGGGCTATTATGCTAAGCTCTGCAAAAAAGAACCTACCTGGGTTTCATTCAATGTATTTTCTGGAACTATAAAGCCTAAACTCCCAACCCCGGTTACTGAGAAGCACCCTTTAGTTGATAGTACTGACAATTCTGAAGATTTAGATAAAGCTAATACGAGTGCTTCAAATTTGAATGTTGATGCTGCAGAATTTGTACCTAAAGCCGAAAATACAGGAATACAACAAACGAAAACCCCAACTTTGGATAACATAACGTCCACGAAGGCCGAATTTAATAACAATAAGCCGGCAAACGATACGGAAATGGTTGAAACGGTTAAACCTACAACAACAGAGAAAACTTCATTAACTGAAAGTCCGGAAGTTACTCGTAGTCAACGTGGGAAAGCGCCACAACCAGAGGAATTTAGAAGAAAGGAGAGAGAACGAGAAAGGAGAGTTAGAGGCACATATAATAGAAACATAGAGAGACCTCATTCTCGTGGTAGTGGGTCGTCCGAAAATGAACGAAATTCACCACGTTATGCAAACCGTGATCCACCGAAGAGAGAAAGCAGAGTTGAAGATGAGAAAGGTGAGCGCCGGTTTTCTAATGCTGCCCAAAATCGGAACGTTCGTTCTAATGAGGGCCAAAAGCGTAAAGAGGCAAATACCGATGAGGCTTCTGAACTCGGTCGATCTAGAGCTAGAGACGATGATGAAAGAGAAGCTCGACGTCAAGCCTCGTTAAGGACAAACCGAAATGGTAGAAACAATAGGAATAATGATACTAGAAATGATACTGGTCGCCGAGGTGCTGCCCAGTCTTCTGAGAGACAAGCTCGATCCGCTAGTACTCCTGCTGGTCCTTCTGACGAGGGTAGAAAAGATGAGCAGCGAAacataaatataaatagaCGAGCACGACAAGATGAAAGAAGAGAACGAAATACTCGTCTACAAAAAGAGCGACAACGAGAAAGACCACCTATGCGTGCTGGTAGAgatgaaaagagaagacgatttcaataa
- the tsc1 gene encoding Rheb GAP, hamartin Tsc1, which yields MPLQQLLKTLCAIFENEEVGGNKDLSELNGQVEAYQLQYPSPNATNSQKIREVLSHLYEKIPFNNAKRRALWLAVLKTVLPLLILHRQAIGEWWDQIFHPFMNSPTQIKPVLNDLKSIISYILIYHDEDEWGKNVRQQTATEICYRLVDLYLENAIEIFKHVEIQIQRSQTLDCLTDILISYGVQRPKDLSLCFTKFYSQPRNRIPILSVMVSVARRQGPRLYEIPQTGLFDCVLNSLDYDCSPIALSYSLSFVIMILPHICNDLGNLLYRLFCCFLRLSMIDSFTGPPKASTTNGWEVLPNFASTYTTSSSSSSPSPLSAHTKAKSNLSDTFHSEYFSSLEYSQLFTFLYALFPINFLDFLRNPTSYAANHKFTIPHRYNSEILLSKCTPLLSNHLAHRNFLSFTASSELSDKSRWKKLDSTAIVALCNRLNTVGMTEGNAESGYHQSARPLEDLGPPTGVLAYPNESHDIYPDPLSVSWHQQLSIPNSANSSFALEPTDVKGSVPAIVDDSSENDSYRASISEASSFYHANVKSVPGVSESSEDISPNTTTLILRLQRELLFLKNELDFEKYMRQQHIQNISKLRREHVQDMAVESERQKLLLTNKRYKLQVEVLTQELEQQRTEAQAALNRRFQWETDCNNKLKAFREERKAWRSKEENLSSSVSSLTSRLNMFERVQTEIAYEKNQLELRVQLYKSKLDEFEKHSNSANLSYRSKEAFNDSTDNAAMENSTILSNSVMSEEHEKKMIESEELCAKLKSENIHLQNKIDFLTKDLEALNVVCEAKIYDLEKRLSSQATIPEMHGSFNTKIDNYFAQYADVKEKYDELLKKFRNLESKFLDSQAELEELLNFQKPSDSTSSVNSGSVFTGIYHGRTLMRNDSLQLRSSPSHRSTDTNYSPYR from the coding sequence ATGCCCCTACAACAACTTTTAAAGACATTATGTGCCATCTTTGAGAATGAAGAGGTAGGTGGAAACAAAGACCTTTCCGAGTTGAATGGCCAAGTCGAAGCGTACCAGCTGCAATATCCATCCCCAAACGCTACAAATTCCCAAAAAATTCGTGAAGTCCTCAGCCATTTATACGAAAAAATCCCCTTCAACAATGCCAAACGACGTGCGTTATGGCTTGCCGTCCTCAAGACCGTTCTTCCCTTGCTCATTCTTCATCGTCAAGCTATTGGCGAGTGGTGGGACCAAATTTTCCATCCATTCATGAACTCTCCTACTCAAATCAAACCCGTTCTCAATGACCTTAAATCCATCATTTCCTACATCCTGATTTATCACGATGAAGATGAATGGGGGAAAAATGTCCGTCAACAAACCGCAACCGAAATCTGCTACCGTCTTGTCGACCTCTATCTCGAAAACGCCATCGAAATCTTTAAACATGTCGAAATTCAAATCCAAAGAAGCCAAACTTTAGATTGTCTAACCGACATCCTTATTAGCTACGGTGTTCAGCGTCCCAAAGACCTGTCCCTCTGCTTTACAAAGTTTTACTCCCAACCCCGAAATCGCATTCCCATCCTTTCCGTCATGGTCAGCGTCGCCCGTCGACAAGGTCCTCGTCTTTATGAAATTCCCCAAACTGGCTTGTTCGATTGCGTTTTAAACAGCCTCGACTACGATTGCTCTCCTATCGCCCTCTCCTATTCCCTCTCTTTTGTCATCATGATTCTTCCCCATATCTGTAATGACCTGGGTAATTTGCTTTACCgcttgttttgttgttttcttcgtcTTTCTATGATTGACTCCTTCACCGGTCCTCCTAAAGCTTCTACTACCAATGGTTGGGAAGTTCTTCCTAATTTTGCTTCCACATACACcacatcttcttcttcctcttctccCTCTCCTTTATCTGCCCATACGAAAGCTAAATCCAATCTATCCGATACTTTTCATTCTGAGTACTTTAGTTCTCTTGAATACTCCCAACTATTCACCTTCCTCTACGCCCTGTTTCCTATCAACTTCTTAGACTTCTTGCGTAATCCAACTAGCTATGCTGCCAATCATAAGTTTACTATTCCCCATCGTTACAACTCCGAGATACTTCTTTCCAAGTGTACTCCTCTCCTGTCAAATCATCTCGCTCATCGAAATTTCTTAAGCTTCACCGCCTCCTCCGAATTATCTGATAAGTCCAGATGGAAAAAGCTTGATTCTACCGCCATTGTCGCTCTTTGTAATCGCCTTAATACTGTCGGAATGACCGAAGGTAACGCCGAGTCAGGTTATCACCAATCCGCCCGTCCTTTAGAAGATTTAGGACCTCCAACTGGTGTCTTAGCTTATCCCAACGAAAGTCATGACATTTACCCGGATCCCCTTTCTGTATCTTGGCACCAGCAGCTGTCGATTCCTAATTCAGCAAACTCCAGCTTTGCTCTTGAACCTACTGATGTGAAAGGCTCTGTGCCAGCTATCGTAGATGACTCCTCTGAAAATGATTCTTACCGTGCTTCAATAAGCGAggcttcttctttttatcacGCAAACGTCAAATCTGTGCCTGGCGTTTCTGAATCATCTGAAGATATTTCTCCAAATACAACCACCCTCATACTACGATTGCAAAGagaacttttatttttgaaaaacgaGTTGGATTTTGAGAAATATATGCGTCAGCAGCACATTCAAAATATTAGCAAATTACGACGTGAGCATGTCCAGGACATGGCTGTCGAATCAGAAAGACAAAAGCTACTCCTTACAAACAAACGTTACAAACTACAAGTTGAGGTTTTAACACAAGAGTTGGAGCAGCAACGTACAGAGGCTCAAGCCGCTTTAAATCGAAGGTTTCAATGGGAAACAGATTGCAATAACAAATTAAAGGCTTTCCGAGAAGAACGGAAGGCTTGGAGAtcgaaagaagagaatCTGTCAAGCAGTGTGTCATCTTTGACTAGCCGATTGAATATGTTTGAACGAGTACAAACTGAAATTGCATACGAGAAAAATCAGCTAGAACTCCGCGTTCAGCTTTATAAATCAAAACTTGATGAATTCGAGAAACACAGCAATTCGGCGAATCTGTCATACAGAAGTAAAGAGGCCTTTAATGACTCTACGGATAATGCAGCTATGGAAAATAGTACCATTTTGTCAAATTCGGTAATGAGTGAAGAACacgagaaaaaaatgattgAAAGTGAAGAGCTTTGCGCCAAGTTGAAATCGGAAAATATACActtacaaaacaaaatagacTTCCTTACGAAAGATCTGGAAGCTCTGAATGTTGTTTGTGAGGCTAAAATCTATGATTTGGAGAAGCGATTGTCTTCTCAGGCTACCATTCCAGAAATGCACGGTTCATTCAACACTAAAATTGATAATTACTTTGCACAGTATGCTGATGTGAAAGAGAAGTATGATgaacttttaaagaagtTTAGGAATCTTGAAAGTAAATTCCTAGATTCACAAGCTGAACTAGAAGAGTTGCTTAATTTTCAGAAGCCGTCTGATTCAACCAGTTCAGTGAACAGTGGTTCTGTGTTTACAGGTATATATCACGGTAGAACACTAATGCGGAATGATTCTTTGCAATTGAGATCGAGTCCATCACATCGATCTACTGACACAAACTATTCGCCATATCGTTAG
- the rgs1 gene encoding regulator of G-protein signaling Rgs1 encodes MCSMVEPHTPPPCYDSITAANAHRASGVDWGLHDRRQHCSRFMKMTSYGRPFSKDFLELYSAMVISTPFSKNRSRFRTIDSSCTLLQLFNTLENLELSQMNRLKGNTGNKLLKSTTKFTVPKKAAKCLCEMFLNARLLQVVHNPMAKKFTTEKCVLQLTDKGISVVARFLHHNGDDSINANVSLPSNDSSPVIIPVSRFSSTDQVLQDASFPEMLLQRMLGPSPKCMRSRNESLVPIYLSTIHGKKRPPHATKYLLFGIDIAEWLMNHTMLLDWNEVVSVANNLLLYSYLAHTQTTSDPYSFSFEKGVSYYLTPKALETVGWIENPSGASIIQHIQQLDSHSSNKELLESILKKPSLQTYFFEFLKKNFCDENQQFYSEVCEFNDFFSQASQANDIIAVRESFVHACGIYNCFLSPAAPNAVNLPSDLYERISNHMSLAMEVEPLDEWLRIVHKLFLEAQALILDLMAGDSLLKFLESHHPDDQ; translated from the coding sequence ATGTGTTCTATGGTCGAACCTCACACTCCTCCTCCTTGCTATGATAGCATTACAGCAGCCAATGCCCACCGGGCTTCTGGGGTTGACTGGGGATTGCATGACCGACGCCAGCATTGCTCTCGCTTTATGAAGATGACTTCCTACGGGCGACCTTTTAGTAAAGACTTTCTGGAACTGTATTCTGCCATGGTTATTTCCActcctttttcaaaaaaccgTTCTCGTTTTCGCACCATCGACAGTTCTTGCACTCTTTTACAACTCTTCAACACTCTCGAAAACTTGGAATTAAGCCAGATGAACCGACTCAAAGGAAACACAGGTAACAAATTGCTAAAGTCCACAACAAAATTCACCGTTCCTAAAAAAGCTGCCAAATGTTTGTGCGAAATGTTTTTAAATGCACGTTTGCTTCAAGTCGTCCACAACCCCATGGCCAAAAAATTCACCACCGAAAAGTGTGTTCTCCAGCTCACTGATAAAGGCATTTCCGTCGTTGCCCGTTTTTTACACCACAATGGCGACGACTCCATCAATGCAAATGTTTCCCTTCCCTCCAACGACTCTTCTCCAGTCATCATCCCTGTTTCCCGTTTCTCCAGCACCGACCAGGTTTTACAGGATGCTTCTTTCCCCGAAATGCTCTTGCAACGCATGCTCGGTCCTTCTCCCAAGTGCATGCGATCCCGCAATGAGTCCCTAGTCCCCATTTACTTGAGTACAATTCACGGGAAAAAGCGCCCTCCCCATGCCACAAAGTACTTGCTCTTTGGAATCGATATTGCAGAATGGCTCATGAATCATACTATGCTGTTGGATTGGAATGAGGTGGTCTCGGTTGCAAACaaccttcttctttactCTTACTTGGCCCATACACAAACTACCAGTGACCCATATTCTTttagttttgaaaaaggtGTTTCCTACTATCTAACTCCCAAGGCTTTAGAAACCGTCGGTTGGATTGAAAACCCATCCGGAGCATCCATAATTCAACATATCCAACAATTGGATTCCCATTCTTCCAACAAGGAGCTTTTAGAGTCAATTTTAAAGAAGCCTAGTTTGCAAACctacttttttgaattcttaaagaaaaacttttgtgATGAAAATCAACAATTTTACTCGGAAGTTTGTGAATTCAACGACTTTTTCTCTCAGGCAAGTCAAGCAAACGATATCATTGCTGTTCGTGAAAGTTTTGTGCATGCATGTGGGATTTACAACTGTTTCCTTTCTCCCGCCGCTCCAAATGCCGTCAATTTGCCAAGCGACTTGTACGAACGAATTTCCAATCATATGTCTTTGGCAATGGAAGTGGAACCATTAGATGAATGGTTGCGTATTGTCCATAAACTATTTTTGGAAGCTCAAGctttgattttggatttaatGGCCGGTGATTCTTTGCTAAAATTCCTTGAATCTCATCATCCTGATGATCAATAA
- the snu23 gene encoding U4/U6 x U5 tri-snRNP complex subunit Snu23 yields the protein MEHHKKPVASQQPTRGRQPNVVGARSGSIGVEKDINKVKIVPANASFGRRGHGAGWYCEACNETYKDSLSWIEHLNSTQHLRKTRTVVTDRRATLEEVKERMEYWRQQLLQPQIGSKEYSLRERTDSYREQLQKQKLEKQARKRDQANKKLEEPSETESSELVQMMGLRGFGSTNF from the exons ATGGAACATCACAAGAAACCAGTGGCTTCACAGCAACCTACAAGAGGCCGGCAACCAAACGTTGTGGGAGCTCGATCAGGAAGTATAGGagttgaaaaagatatcaACAAAGTGAAAATCGTTCCTGCAAATGCTTCCTTTGGAAGGCGTGGACATGGAGCTGGTTGGTATTGTGAAGCATGCAATGAGACATATAAAGACTCGCTTAGCTGGATTGAGCATTTGAATAGTACACAGC ATTTACGAAAAACTCGAACTGTTGTAACTGATAGACGAGCGACTTTAGAAGAAGTGAAAGAGAGAATGGAATATTGGCGTCAGCAATTGCTTCAACCACAGATTGGATCGAAGGAATATAGTTTGCGAGAGCGTACAGATTCCTACAGAGAacaattacaaaaacaaaaactagAGAAGCAAGCAAGGAAACGAGACCAggcaaataaaaaactgGAAGAACCGTCAGAAACAGAGAGCTCTGAATTGGTTCAAATGATGGGACTTCGTGGATTTGGATCTACAAATTTCTAA